In the Mastacembelus armatus chromosome 2, fMasArm1.2, whole genome shotgun sequence genome, one interval contains:
- the lipt1 gene encoding lipoyl amidotransferase LIPT1, mitochondrial, producing MACHIRRMLSLLRGCSGVYRCQTGNHPTRTSSSSSSFLMASGSSSVGLVLQSQSTDVYQNLALEDWIDANVDLQQHSILLLWRNGPAVVIGRHQNPWAECNLPAMRRIGIPLARRRSGGGTVFHDLGNLNLTFFTSKKLYDRKRNLKVITEALRRVRPGLDIQATDRFDILLNGLYKISGTASRLSRKSSYHHCTLLHSADRSVLSAVLHPSCPGIHSNATPSVPSPVANLLDHAPTLQWEELLEALVYQYNAEFGSSAALTLIDPADQSAFPGLNRTATELRSWDWTFGKTPKFSIQTVLDVTDAQSSARTSAQLHMDIKNGLIQSCELEIPAHWLPQQLSGELSDTLVGERFCPHRAAAAVSALLRSESGELQSRLRGLCDAVLTVMG from the exons ATGGCGTGTCACATTAGAAGGATGTTGTCCCTTCTAAGAGGCTGCTCGGGTGTGTACAGGTGTCAGACTGGAAACCACCCAACCAGGACCAGTTCCAGCTCCAGTAGCTTCTTAATGGCTTCTGGCAGCAGTAGTGTCGGGCTGGTCCTCCAGTCCCAGTCGACAGACGTGTACCAGAATCTGGCTCTGGAGGACTGGATCGACGCGAACGTggacctgcagcagcacagcatcCTCCTGCTGTGGAGGAACGGGCCCGCCGTGGTTATCGGGCGCCACCAGAACCCCTGGGCTGAGTGCAACCTGCCAGCCATGAGGAGAATAGGCATCCCTCTGGCCCGCAGGCGCAGCGGCGGTGGGACAGTTTTTCACGACCTTGGGAACCTCAACCTGACTTTTTTCACCTCTAAGAAGTTGTACGACCGGAAGAGGAACCTGAAGGTCATCACTGAGGCTCTTAGGCGAGTCAGACCGGGACTGGACATCCAGGCCACTGACAGATTTGACATTTTACTCAATGGACTCTACAAGATCTCAG GAACTGCATCTAGACTGAGCAGGAAGTCCTCGTACCATCACTGCACCCTGCTTCACTCCGCGGACCGCTCCGTCCTCAGCGCTGTGCTCCACCCTTCCTGCCCTGGTATCCATAGCAATGCTACGCCCAGTGTCCCCTCACCGGTCGCCAACCTGTTAGACCACGCCCCCACGCTGCAGTGGGAAGAGCTGCTGGAAGCACTGGTGTACCAGTACAATGCAG AGTTCGGCTCCAGTGCTGCTCTGACCCTCATTGACCCCGCTGACCAATCTGCATTTCCTGGTCTCAACAGGACGGCGACAGAGCTGCGCAGCTGGGACTGGACTTTTGGTAAGACGCCTAAATTCAGTATCCAGACCGTCCTGGATGTGACTGATGCTCAGTCGTCCGCTCGGACCTCTGCTCAGCTGCATATGGACATAAAGAATGGCCTGATCCAGAGCTGCGAGCTGGAGATTCCTGCACACTGGCTTCCTCAGCAGCTGAGCGGCGAGCTGAGCGACACACTGGTCGGTGAACGGTTTTGTCCGCATCGAGCTGCCGCAGCTGTTTCTGCGTTGCTGCGGTCTGAGAGCGGCGAGCTGCAGAGCAGACTGCGCGGCCTGTGTGACGCTGTGCTGACAGTGATGGGCTGA